From Bradyrhizobium sp. 4:
GGCGCTCGCCGCCGAGCCCGACCTGATCGTCTGCGACGAGGCCGTCTCGGCGCTCGACGTCTCGGTCAAGGCACAGATCGTCAATCTGCTGCAGGATCTCCAGCGCGAGTTCGGCCTGGCGCTGCTGTTCATCAGCCATGACCTCGCGATCGTCGAGCACATGACCCATCGCGTCGCGGTGATGTATCTCGGCAAGATCGTCGAGGTGGCGCCGCGCTACGAGATCTTCGCCGCGCCAAAGCATCCTTACACCAAGGCGCTGCTCTCGGCCGTGCCGCTGCCCGAGCCGGGGGCCCAGCGCAATCCGATCATCCTCAAGGGAGACGTGCCGAGCCCGATCAATCCACCGAGCGGGTGCCGCTTCCACACCCGTTGCCCATACGTGTTCGACCGCTGCCGGAGCGAAGAGCCGACATTGCGCGCGGCTGGACCCGAGCAGTGGGTGGCCTGTCATCTCGAAGATAGTGCAGCGGTGGCGAGCAGCTAGCCGTTAGGCCGGCGGCAAACCTTTCGATCGAGGCTTGGGGGCGACAATCGGGTGAGGATGGCACTCTGCTCCTGTTTTGCCCGACGAGTCAAAAACGTTTGCGACGAAAATTCATGTGTAAAAACAACCTCATTCTACTGTGCATGGGGTTGTTTTCGCGTTTTTGTTTAGCCGCCTTCAACCCTGGCGGCGCAGGAAGCCCGTGATCGTGACCTTTTCCCAGATATCGGCCGCTGCAAACGGATCGGCGCGATTGAAAGCCTCGACGTCGCCACGGCCCGCTGCCTCGATCAGGAACAGGCTGCCGATCATGGTCGCGCCGTCGTCGGAGACGAGCGGCCCCGACATCACGATCTTGACGCCGAAGCGCGAGGTGTCGCTCAGGAAAGCCTTGTGGGCGTCGTAATTGGCGAGCCGGGTCGGTAGCGCGCCGGCGCGGTCGAGGGCGTGAATGGCGAACAGCATGATGGTCTCCGTTTATGTCTCGTGTTCTTGGGACGGCCGCGGCTGCGGCCGTCCGAGCTTGTCGTGAAGGTGTGCTGACTTACTTGCCGCCGAGCTTGCTGGCTTCCTCGAAAGTCGGGCAGCTGCGCTGCTCCAGCGGCACGTCGAACGGCTGGTAATTGTCCTTGGTGATGACGGTTGGCTTCAGCACGATCTCGGCGATGACAGGCTGGTTGCGCAAGGAGCGGATCGCCATCATGGTGCCGAGGCAGCCTTGAAAAAATCCGTTGTAGTCGCCGCTCGCGAGCAGCTTGCCGGACTTGATCGCGTCGATCGCTTCCTTGGTGCCGTTGATGCCGATCACCTGCGCCTTGCGGTTGGCGCCGTCGAGCGCCTCGATGGCGCCAACCGCCATGGCGTCGTTTGCGGCGAGCACGCCGTCGATCTGCGCGTTCGACTGCATCAGATTCTCCATCACCTGGAGCGCCTGGAGCCGCTGGTAGTTGCCGGGCTGCGAGGCCAGCAGTTTCGCACCGGCATTTTCCTTCAGCGCGTCATTGAAGCCGCGGACGCGGTCGACATTGGTCAGCGAGCCCTTGACGCCCTCGATGATGACGATGTTGCCCTTGCCGCCCAGCGTCTTCAGCAGGAAGCGCGCGGTCTCGAGCCCGAGGCTGTAATCGTCGGCGCCGACGAAGGACAGGAACTTGCCACCGGCCGAGCGGTCGGTGATGTTGACGACGGGAATTTTGGCGTCGTTGATCTTCTCGACACCCGGCACCATCGCCTTGTAGTCGACCGGCGTGAAGACGATGGCGCTCGGCTTCTTCACCACGACGTCCTCGATCTGGCTGAGCTGCTCGGGAATGCTGTCGGGCTTGGTCGGAATGTACTGCAGCGTCTTCGCGTTTAGCGTCTTGGCCATGTTGTCGGCGCCGACCCGCACCGTCTGGAAGAACGGGTTGGTCTGGTTCTTGGTGAAGACGGCGATGGTCTCGCCGTCCGCGCGCGCTGGCGTGGTGAGCGCGGCCGCCATCAGCAGCGGCAGCGCCAAATAACCCAGTGTCTGTTTCATGTTGCCTCCATCCCTCATTTTGCTTGTTGGTCGTTCAAGAACTCATTGCGCGCGGCGGCGGGTCTTCATGTCGAGCCAGACCGCGAGAATGACGATGATGCCGGTGACCAGCGGCTGCCAGTTGGCGCTGACCGACAAGAGGTTCATGCCGTTCAGCACCAGCGTCAGGATCAATGCGCCGATGAAAGTGCCGAACACGGTGCCGACGCCGCCGAACAGCGAGGTGCCGCCGATCAGCACGGCGGCGATCGCAGGCAGCGTCAGGCTTTCGCCGATGTCGGCCTCGGCCGAATTGAGCCGCGACAGGAAGATGATCGAGGCGAGCCCGGCCATGGTGCCCGAGACGGCGTAGACCAGCAGCAGGCGGCGCGCGACCGGAATGCCGGAGAGCCGTGCCGCGACCGGATTGGCACCGATCGCATAGATCTCCTGGCCCCAGACCGTTCGCTGCGCAAACAACGTTCCGATCCCCAGGAACACCAGCAGCAGGTAGACCGGGATCGGCAAGCCGAAGAGATAGCCGCTGCCGATCTGGCGAAAGCCGGCCGGGAAGCCGTGAAGGGTTTCGCCCGCCATGTACCAATAGGTGAGGCCGTTCAGCACCCAGAGCATGCCGTAGGTGGCGATGAAGGAGGGGATGCGCAGCGCGGTGACCATGACGCCGTTGAGGAGCCCAACCATGCCGCCGCAGGCAAGCCCGGTGAGGATGCCGAGCGCCGGCGAGCCGGTCTTGTGGATCACGGTCCCGGCGATGCAGGCGGACAGCGCGACATTGGCGCCGACGGAGAGATCGAGGCCCGCGGTCAGCACCACCAGGGTCAGGCCGGAGGCGATGAAGAAGGTCAGGCTCGCCTGCCTGAGCACATTGAGGATGTTGCCGAGGCTCAGGAAGGAATCGCTGAGCACGGCGAGCACCGCACAGATCAGCAGCGCCGCGAGCAGGCGATAGAATACCTGGATCGCGTCCTGTGACAGGAACGAGCGGGGCGGCGCAATGGCCTCCTTGCTGATGTCGGTCATGCGCGGCTCCGCAGGCCGTCAAGGAAGAGGGCAACGATGACGAGGACGCCGACGCTCGCGACCTGCACCGAGGAGGGCAGCGAGATCAGGTTCAGCCCGTTGCGCAGCACGCCGACCGAGAGCACGCCGAGCAGCGTGCCGAGCAGCCAGCCATTGCCGCGCTCGAACGACGTGCCGCCGACGGCGACGGCCGCGATCGCATCGAATTCGAGACCGAGGCCCGCGGTTGGATGCCCGGAATTCATGCGCGCTGTCATCAGCAGGCCGGCGATGCCGGCCATGGCGCCGCCAATTGCATAGACCGCGATCAGCAGCTTGTTCGGTGAGAGGCCGGCGTAGCGCAGCGCCTCGCGGTTGCCGCCGAGCGCGAAGATATAGGTGCCGAAGCGGGTGTGATAGAGCAGGCCGTGGAAGGCAGCATAGGTCACCAGCGCCATGACGATCGGCACGGGCACGCCGAGAAGCGTCGCCGAATAGATGTCGCGCACACTGTGGGGGATGCCGACCACGCTCTGGCCGTCGCTGACGATCAGCGACAGGCCTTGCGCCATGCCGAGCGTACCGAGCGTCGCCACGAAGGGCGGGATGCCCACGATGGCGACCAGCCAGCCATTGGCGAAGCCGAAGGCTGTGCCGACGAGGAGTCCGGCACCTAAGCCCAGCAACATCGAGTGGGTTGCGAGCGAGACGATTGCGACGCAGAGCGAGGTCAGCGTCAGCACCGCGCCCATCGACAGGTCCAGCCCCTCGGTCATGATGATCAGTGTCATCGGCAGCGCGAGCATGGTTAGGATCGTCGACTGCACCAGCACATTGGAGAGGTTGGCAACCGACAGAAAGCCGGGCGCGATCGTGCTGAACAGCGCGATCAGCAGCACCAGCACGATGGCAACGCCGGGAACGCGCTGCAGCGGATTCGGTTGAGAGGCGACCGCGGCCTCACGCATGATGCATGCCCAGTCGCACGATGTTCTCCTCTGTCAGCTCATTGCGCGCGAGGTGCCCGGCGATGCGCCCCTCGCGCATCACATAGGCGCGGTCGCAGACGTGGCAGATCTCGACCTGTTCGGACGAGATCATCAGCGCCGCCGCGCCTTCGGCGACAAGGCGGTCGATCAGGGCGAAGATTTCGGCCTTGGCACCGATGTCGATGCCCCGGGTCGGCTCGTCGAAGATGAAGAGCTTCGAGCCGGCGGCGAGCCACTTGCCGATCACGACCTTCTGCTGATTGCCGCCCGAGAGCAGGCCGACGATCTGGCGCGCGCTGGGCGTCGCAATGCGCAGTTGCCTGATCAGGCCGTCGGCGGTGCGATGCGCGCTGCGCTGGTCGAACAGACCGCTTGGAAACAGCTTTCGCAGCGCCGACACCACCAGATTGTCGCTCACCGATCGCAGCAGCGCCAGGCCCTCGCTCTTGCGGCTCTCCGGGATCAGCGCAATGCCGCGGCGGGCGGCAAGATCAGGCTCGCCGGAGATAGTCTTGCCGTCGAAGACGATCTCGCCTGATGTCACGGGATCGGCGCCAAAGATCGCGCGTGCGACCTCGCTGCGACCGGAGCCGACCAGGCCACACAGGCCGACGATCTCGCCGCGGCGCACCTCGATGTTGATGTCCGAGATTCCTGTGGAGGCGCTCAGGCCCTTGACCTCGAGCAGAACGTCGCCGGGTTTGTCGGCAAAATTGCGCGGGTAGGTCATGTCGACGTTGCGACCGACCATCATGCGGACGAGCTGGTCCGGCGTGACGTCGGCCGGGCGAATGCCGTCGATGCGGCGACCATCGCGCAGAACGGTGATACGGTCTCCGAGCGCGAACACCTCCGCCATGCGGTGCGAGATGTAGACGATGGAGACGCCGTCGGCCTTGAGCCGCGCGATCAGCGCGAACAGCAGCTCGGTCTCGCGATCGGACAGCGCCGCGGTCGGCTCGTCCATCACGAGGATGCGCGCGTTCTGGCTGATCGCCTTGGCGATCTCGACCATCTGCTGCTGCGCCACCCCCAACTTGTCGATGATGGTGGAGGGATCGATCTCGAAGCCGATCGTGCCGAGCACGCGCGCGGCGTCGGCCAGAATCCTGCGCCGGTCGATGGTGCCGGGGATACGGCCCTTCGGCTCGCGGCCGAGGAAGATGTTCTGGGCGATATCGAGATGGGGGACGAGGGAGAATTCCTGGAAGATCACGGCAATGCCGAGCTTCTGCGCGTCCGCGGCCGAGTTGATCGCGACCGGCTCGCCCTTGCAGTAGAACTCGCCTGCATCGGCGCGGTAGGCCCCGCACAGCACCTTCATCAGGCTCGACTTGCCGGCGCCGTTCTCGCCCAGCAGCATATGGACTTCGCCAGGGAAGACGGCAAAGGACACGTCATCCAGCGCCTTGACGCCGGGAAACTCCTTGCTGATGCCGCGCAGCTCCAGCAGCGGCGTGGGGGCGGCGGGCTCGACGGCCAATGCGGCGGTGCTCATGCGCGCGCTCCGCTTGCAAAGATCTTTCCGGGGTTCATCAGTCCATTGGGGTCGAGCGCGGTTTTGATCGACCGCATCACATCGACGGCCTCGCCGAGTTCGTCGGTGAGATAGTCGATCTTGCCGAGCCCGATGCCGTGCTCGCCGGTGCAGGTGCCGTCCATGGCAATCGCGCGGGCGACCATGCGGGCCTGGAGCGCCTTGGCGCCTTCGGCTTCCGCGGGCCTTGCCGGGTCGATCAGGATCAGCATGTGGAAATTGCCGTCGCCGACATGGCCGACGATCGGCGCCGTGAAACCGTGCTCGTCCGCATCGCGCCGGGTATCCGTGAGGCATTCCGCCAATCGCGAGATCGGCACGCAGACGTCGGTGATCACGGCACGCGCGCCGGGGCGCAGGCCCAGGCCGGCATAGAGCGTGTTGTCGCGGGCGTGCCACAGCCGGCTGCGATCCTCCTGCGCCTTGGCCCAGGCAAAGCCATGACCACGATGGTCGGCGGCAATGGCCTGTGCAGCTTCGGCCTGCTCGGCGACGGAAGTCTCGGAACCATGGAATTCGAAGAACAGGGTCGGGGCTTCGCGATAGCCGAGCTTCGCATAGGCGTTGATACCGCGCATCATGACGTTGTCGAGCAACTCGATGCGCGCGACGGGGATCGCGGACTGGATCACGGAAATCGCGGTGTCGACGGCGTCGTGCAGGGTGTCGAAGCTGCAAACCGCGGCCGAGATCGCCTGCGGCACGGGATGCACCTTCAGCGTGATCTCGGTGATGATGCCGAGCGTGCCCTCGGCGCCGACGAACATGCGGGTCAGGTCGTAGCCGGCGGCTGACTTGCGCGCGCGTCTGGCGGTCCGGATCACGCGGCCGTCGGCCAGAACCACCTCCAGCGCCATGACGTTGTCCTTCATGGTGCCGTAGCGCACCGCCATGGTGCCGGAAGCCCGCGTGGACGTCATGCCGCCGATCGAGGCGTCGGCGCCGGGATCGATCGGAAAGAAAAGTCCGGTGCCGCGCAGTTCCGCATTGAGCTGCTTTCGCGTGATGCCCGGCTGCACGACGACGTCCATGTCGCTCTCGTGCACCGTCAGCACCTTGTTCATGCGTGCGAAGTCGAAGCAGACGCCGCCCGCGACCGCGGCCGCATTGCCTTCGAGCGAGGTCCCGGCGCCGAACGGCACGATGGGCATATTCGCCCCCGCGCACAGCTTGACGATCTCCGCGACCTCCTGCGTGGTTTCGGGAAAGACCACGATGTCGGGCGGCAGGTTGCGATAATGCGACTCGCTCTGCCCATGCTGATCGAGCACGCCACGCGCGACGCTCGCGCGCGAGCCGATCATGCCCATGAGGCGATCGGCCAATATGCTCGTGCTGGCCCGCGGTCCCATCCTTGCTCCCTGTCTGCCTTGTTGTCGGACTCTTGTCTGGTCCGCGATGTTCAGCTTAAGCGGCTCTTGCGCTGCTAGCGACCCGCTTCAGGCCGAAATCATAGTTGAGGTGAAAATACTCGCTGTCCACCATGCGACCATCGGGCGCACGGCCGGGCGGGCACCGCACAAATTCGCGGATCAGGCTGTCCTTGACGCCGAAGACCACGTCGGAGTCGAGATACTGGTCGCCGGCGACGAACACGTGGGTCACGAGTTGCTCGAAGCCGGGCGCCGAGATCATGAAATGCACGTGTGCCGGGCGCCAGGGATGGCGGCCCTGGACCTCCAGCATGTCACCGACGGTACCGTCATGCGGGATCGGATAGGCGGCCGGCTTGATCGACCAGAAATTGAAGCGGCCGTTGGCATCCGTGTGGAAGCGCGCCCGCATCGCGAGGTCGCCGATCTTGTCGAGCTGCTGCACGTCGTAATAGCCATCATCGTCGGAATGCCAGACGTCCACGACGGCGCCGGCAAGCGGCCGTCCGTCGACGGTCGACACCGAGCCGGTGACGAGCATCGGATCGCCTTCCATCGGGCCGGAGATGTCAGCGCCGTTGTCTTTCTCGGGCGACGCCTGCACGAAGAACGGACCGAGCACCGTGGTCTCGGTCGCGCCTTCCGGCACCGGATGGTTGATGGCGTCGACCAGCATGGAGACGCCAAGCGCGTCCGACAGCAGGATGAATTCCTGGCGCTTGTCGTCGCACATGTGGCCGGTGCGGGTCAGGAAGTCGATGCCGTATTCCCATTCCTTCTGGGTGGGTCGCACCTCGCGGACGAAGGCATGGAGGTGGCGCACCAGCGCTTCGCTGACCTGCTTGATGCGCGGGTCGGTCGCGCCCGCGATCCGCTCCAGCACTGCATCCGTGATCGTGTTCTCGTTGAAATTGCGCATGGGTGTCTCCGCGATCAGAGTTTGGGCTCGCCAAGCCCGGACAGACGTTCCAGATGCTTGACGGTCGCGATGAAGTCGGCGTCGCCGTCGCCCTGCGCGACCAGCGAGCCATAGGTCTCGCGCACTTGGGCCGCGAGCTGAAGCGGCACGCCGACGGCGTGGCCGGCGCCGAGGATCAGGTCGAGATCCTTGGCCATCTGCCTGCAGGAGAAGGTCGAGTCGAAATCGCGGTTACGCAGCGGCGCGGTCTTGTACTTCACCATCGGTGAGGCGACTGCGCTGTCGTCGAGAACTTTCAGAATGTCCTGCCAGCCGATGCCGCCCTTGCGCGCCAGCGCCAGGCTCTCCGCCATCATGGCGGCCGACACCGCAATCATTAAATTGACCGCAAGCTTGGCATATCGCGCTTCCTCGCCGGACCCGAGATAGGTCTGGGCGCGGGTGAAGGCGGCGAACAGCGGTTTTGCGTTTTCGTAGGCGTCCTTCGGGCCCGAGACGAAGCAGCTCAGCGCGCCGGTGTGGACGATGCTGGCATTGCCCGAGACTGGCGCACGCAGGTAGAGGACACCGCGCGCCTGGGCGGCGGCATCGACCTCTGCGGAGGCCTCGACACTCACGGTGCTGGTCTCGATCAGGACAGATCCAGCAGCCATCGCGGCGATGAGGCCGGTGGAGCCGAGCAATGCGCCGCGCAAGGCCGCGTCATCGGGCAGGGACGTGACGATCGCGGCCTTGCCGTCCACGGCTTCGGCCGGCGAAGCGGCAGTCGAAATGCCTTGCGCGCGCGCCTCGTCGAGCCGTGCGGCACTCCGGTCGAACGCGGTCACGGCGTAACCAGCCTTGGCTACGAGCACCGACATCGGCAGGCCCATTTTGCCGATCCCGATGAAAGCGATGTTCTTTGGCGTATCAGTCATTGTTGTTGTCCTTGACGCCTTCAGGCGGCGTGTCCCTGTCGTTCGATGTCGTGCACCAGTCGCCGGCCGGATTGCACGAGCAGTTCCTTCTTCGCCTCCAGGCCGTCGGCCAGCAGCCGACCATTCCGCTTCTTCCACACGCCGCCGATCATCACGGCCTCGATATTCGCAAGGCTGGTCTGCATCACCACGGTGGAGACGGGATCGTGCACAGGTACGAGGTTGAGATCGCTGGCATTGATGATGACGAGGTCGGCGAGCTTGCCCGGCGTCAGCGAGCCGATCTGGCCTTCGCGACCGAGCATGCGGGCGCCTTCCGTCGTGATCCAGCGAAGCGCCTCACGGACGGGGATCGTGGTCGTCGCCGGAATGGTGCCGCTGGCCTTGCGCGATTCCGCGTTGTCCAGTGCGCGCTGCATCGAGAGCGCAACGCGCGCGGCGGAGAAGAGGTCGCCGGCCAGCACGGATTCCAGATCGATGCCGATGGTCGGCCGCACGCCGCGCTTGAGCAGCCGTCCGGTGATCGGAAAGCCGTGGGCCTGGATCATCTCGTTCTCCGGCGTCACCGAGAAGGAGACGCCGAGATCGACCATCCGATCCAGCAGTGCGTCAGGCAGGTCGTTGCCATGGACGATGTTGGTGCCGGCGCCGACGAGACCCGCCTCGATCAGCTTCTCCCAGCCACCGGGCGTCTTGGCGGGACCGCCGCCCTGATGCATGGATGCGATCAGCTTGAGCTCGCGTGCCATGCCGAAATCGTG
This genomic window contains:
- a CDS encoding YciI family protein; translated protein: MLFAIHALDRAGALPTRLANYDAHKAFLSDTSRFGVKIVMSGPLVSDDGATMIGSLFLIEAAGRGDVEAFNRADPFAAADIWEKVTITGFLRRQG
- a CDS encoding sugar ABC transporter substrate-binding protein — its product is MKQTLGYLALPLLMAAALTTPARADGETIAVFTKNQTNPFFQTVRVGADNMAKTLNAKTLQYIPTKPDSIPEQLSQIEDVVVKKPSAIVFTPVDYKAMVPGVEKINDAKIPVVNITDRSAGGKFLSFVGADDYSLGLETARFLLKTLGGKGNIVIIEGVKGSLTNVDRVRGFNDALKENAGAKLLASQPGNYQRLQALQVMENLMQSNAQIDGVLAANDAMAVGAIEALDGANRKAQVIGINGTKEAIDAIKSGKLLASGDYNGFFQGCLGTMMAIRSLRNQPVIAEIVLKPTVITKDNYQPFDVPLEQRSCPTFEEASKLGGK
- a CDS encoding ABC transporter permease, with the protein product MTDISKEAIAPPRSFLSQDAIQVFYRLLAALLICAVLAVLSDSFLSLGNILNVLRQASLTFFIASGLTLVVLTAGLDLSVGANVALSACIAGTVIHKTGSPALGILTGLACGGMVGLLNGVMVTALRIPSFIATYGMLWVLNGLTYWYMAGETLHGFPAGFRQIGSGYLFGLPIPVYLLLVFLGIGTLFAQRTVWGQEIYAIGANPVAARLSGIPVARRLLLVYAVSGTMAGLASIIFLSRLNSAEADIGESLTLPAIAAVLIGGTSLFGGVGTVFGTFIGALILTLVLNGMNLLSVSANWQPLVTGIIVILAVWLDMKTRRRAQ
- a CDS encoding ABC transporter permease; its protein translation is MREAAVASQPNPLQRVPGVAIVLVLLIALFSTIAPGFLSVANLSNVLVQSTILTMLALPMTLIIMTEGLDLSMGAVLTLTSLCVAIVSLATHSMLLGLGAGLLVGTAFGFANGWLVAIVGIPPFVATLGTLGMAQGLSLIVSDGQSVVGIPHSVRDIYSATLLGVPVPIVMALVTYAAFHGLLYHTRFGTYIFALGGNREALRYAGLSPNKLLIAVYAIGGAMAGIAGLLMTARMNSGHPTAGLGLEFDAIAAVAVGGTSFERGNGWLLGTLLGVLSVGVLRNGLNLISLPSSVQVASVGVLVIVALFLDGLRSRA
- a CDS encoding sugar ABC transporter ATP-binding protein, with the protein product MSTAALAVEPAAPTPLLELRGISKEFPGVKALDDVSFAVFPGEVHMLLGENGAGKSSLMKVLCGAYRADAGEFYCKGEPVAINSAADAQKLGIAVIFQEFSLVPHLDIAQNIFLGREPKGRIPGTIDRRRILADAARVLGTIGFEIDPSTIIDKLGVAQQQMVEIAKAISQNARILVMDEPTAALSDRETELLFALIARLKADGVSIVYISHRMAEVFALGDRITVLRDGRRIDGIRPADVTPDQLVRMMVGRNVDMTYPRNFADKPGDVLLEVKGLSASTGISDINIEVRRGEIVGLCGLVGSGRSEVARAIFGADPVTSGEIVFDGKTISGEPDLAARRGIALIPESRKSEGLALLRSVSDNLVVSALRKLFPSGLFDQRSAHRTADGLIRQLRIATPSARQIVGLLSGGNQQKVVIGKWLAAGSKLFIFDEPTRGIDIGAKAEIFALIDRLVAEGAAALMISSEQVEICHVCDRAYVMREGRIAGHLARNELTEENIVRLGMHHA
- a CDS encoding FAD-linked oxidase C-terminal domain-containing protein translates to MGPRASTSILADRLMGMIGSRASVARGVLDQHGQSESHYRNLPPDIVVFPETTQEVAEIVKLCAGANMPIVPFGAGTSLEGNAAAVAGGVCFDFARMNKVLTVHESDMDVVVQPGITRKQLNAELRGTGLFFPIDPGADASIGGMTSTRASGTMAVRYGTMKDNVMALEVVLADGRVIRTARRARKSAAGYDLTRMFVGAEGTLGIITEITLKVHPVPQAISAAVCSFDTLHDAVDTAISVIQSAIPVARIELLDNVMMRGINAYAKLGYREAPTLFFEFHGSETSVAEQAEAAQAIAADHRGHGFAWAKAQEDRSRLWHARDNTLYAGLGLRPGARAVITDVCVPISRLAECLTDTRRDADEHGFTAPIVGHVGDGNFHMLILIDPARPAEAEGAKALQARMVARAIAMDGTCTGEHGIGLGKIDYLTDELGEAVDVMRSIKTALDPNGLMNPGKIFASGARA
- a CDS encoding intradiol ring-cleavage dioxygenase, producing the protein MRNFNENTITDAVLERIAGATDPRIKQVSEALVRHLHAFVREVRPTQKEWEYGIDFLTRTGHMCDDKRQEFILLSDALGVSMLVDAINHPVPEGATETTVLGPFFVQASPEKDNGADISGPMEGDPMLVTGSVSTVDGRPLAGAVVDVWHSDDDGYYDVQQLDKIGDLAMRARFHTDANGRFNFWSIKPAAYPIPHDGTVGDMLEVQGRHPWRPAHVHFMISAPGFEQLVTHVFVAGDQYLDSDVVFGVKDSLIREFVRCPPGRAPDGRMVDSEYFHLNYDFGLKRVASSARAA
- a CDS encoding NAD(P)-dependent oxidoreductase encodes the protein MTDTPKNIAFIGIGKMGLPMSVLVAKAGYAVTAFDRSAARLDEARAQGISTAASPAEAVDGKAAIVTSLPDDAALRGALLGSTGLIAAMAAGSVLIETSTVSVEASAEVDAAAQARGVLYLRAPVSGNASIVHTGALSCFVSGPKDAYENAKPLFAAFTRAQTYLGSGEEARYAKLAVNLMIAVSAAMMAESLALARKGGIGWQDILKVLDDSAVASPMVKYKTAPLRNRDFDSTFSCRQMAKDLDLILGAGHAVGVPLQLAAQVRETYGSLVAQGDGDADFIATVKHLERLSGLGEPKL
- a CDS encoding amidohydrolase family protein; translated protein: MRRTLIKSATIISMDHTIGDLDIGDVLIEGSRIVDVRPSIDLGGSAAETEIVDGTDRMVIPGLINAHMHTWQTGLRGYAANWTLLEYFRRMHAGLATVFRPEDIYIATLVGALNQINQGTTTLVDWCHNNPTPDHTDAAVRGLIESGIRAAFFHGSPKPEPKSGEPHFSEIPHPRREVERLLAGPLADRDGLVTLGLAILGPHYSTLDVAMHDFGMARELKLIASMHQGGGPAKTPGGWEKLIEAGLVGAGTNIVHGNDLPDALLDRMVDLGVSFSVTPENEMIQAHGFPITGRLLKRGVRPTIGIDLESVLAGDLFSAARVALSMQRALDNAESRKASGTIPATTTIPVREALRWITTEGARMLGREGQIGSLTPGKLADLVIINASDLNLVPVHDPVSTVVMQTSLANIEAVMIGGVWKKRNGRLLADGLEAKKELLVQSGRRLVHDIERQGHAA